In Capsicum annuum cultivar UCD-10X-F1 chromosome 11, UCD10Xv1.1, whole genome shotgun sequence, one genomic interval encodes:
- the LOC107847391 gene encoding sucrose transport protein SUC3 isoform X4, producing the protein MSFKIWQKKAFHFSWSCHDLYCYIGYLLGDTKEHCRTFKGTRSRAAIIFVIGFWMLDLANNTVQGPARALLADLSGPDQRNTANAVFCTWMAVGNILGFSAGASGGWHRWFPFLTNRACCEPCGNLKAAFLVAVVFLTLCTLVTLYFAKEIPLSSMQTNHLSDSAPLLDSPQNASFDLSQSKRDLHSVKNVTNNESGMGRVADDSPKSEDQRPEQDQVDSFTDSPGAVLVNLLTSLRHLPPAMHSVLIVMALTWLSWFPFFLFDTDWMGREVYHGDPKGEAAEVTAYNQGVREGAFGLLLNSVVLGISSFLIEPMCKWIGSRLVWAVSNLIVFACMACTAIISVVSITEHSQGVQHVIGATRSTHIAALVVFSLLGVPLAVTYSVPFSITAELTADAGGGQGLAIGVLNLAIVVPQMIVSLGAGPWDALFGGGNIPAFVLASLAALAAGIFAMLRLPNLSSNSYKSTGFHFG; encoded by the exons ATGTCATTCAAAATATGGCAGAAGAAGGCCTTTCATTTTTCTTGGAGCTGTCATGATCTCTATTGCT ACATAGGATACCTATTGGGGGATACTAAAGAGCATTGCAG GACTTTCAAAGGCACTCGCTCTAGAGCAGCCATCATCTTCGTCATTGGGTTTTGGATGCTTGATCTTGCTAATAATACCGTGCAG GGTCCCGCTCGAGCTCTTTTGGCAGATTTGTCAG GTCCCGATCAAAGAAATACTGCAAACGCTGTGTTCTGTACCTGGATGGCTGTTGGAAACATTCTTGGATTTTCTGCTGGAGCAAGTGGAGGTTGGCACAG ATGGTTTCCTTTTTTGACAAATAGAGCTTGTTGTGAGCCTTGTGGAAATCTCAAAGCAGCATTTTTAGTTGCAGTG GTCTTTCTGACTCTATGCACGTTGGTAACTCTCTACTTTGCCAAAGAAATCCCGTTGTCATCCATGCAAACTAATCACTTGTCAGATTCTGCTCCGCTCTTGGATAGTCCTCAGAATGCAAGCTTTGACCTTTCTCAATCAAAAAGGGATTTACATTCTGTAAAGAATGTAACGAATAATGAATCCGGGATGGGTCGTGTGGCAGATGATAGTCCAAAGAGTGAAGACCAGAGACCTGAGCAGGATCAAGTTGATAGCTTCACTGATAGCCCTGGAGCAGTTTTGGTCAATCTGTTGACCAGCTTACGACATTTGCCTCCCGCAATGCATTCTGTTCTCATTGTCATGGCCCTGACTTGG TTGTCCTGgtttccctttttcctttttgACACGGATTGGATGGGGAGAGAAGTCTACCATGGGGACCCGAAAGGAGAAGCAGCTGAAGTAACAGCATATAACCAAGGTGTCAGAGAAGGTGCATTTGGTTTGCTATTGAATTCT GTTGTTCTTGGCATTAGCTCCTTTCTTATTGAGCCTATGTGCAAGTGGATTGGTTCTAGACTTGTTTGGGCTGTGAGCAACCTCATTGTATTTGCCTGCATGGCCTGTACCGCTATCATTAGCGTGGTTTCTATCACTGAACATTCTCAAGGAGTCCAACATGTGATTGGTGCTACTCGATCAACTCATATTGCTGCTTTAGTTGTTTTCTCACTTCTTGGCGTTCCTCTTGCT GTAACTTACAGTGTCCCTTTCTCTATCACAGCAGAGTTGACAGCTGATGCTGGTGGTGGTCAAG GGTTGGCAATAGGAGTCTTGAATCTTGCAATTGTTGTACCTCAG aTGATTGTTTCGCTTGGTGCCGGTCCATGGGATGCTTTATTTGGTGGAGGGAACATACCGGCGTTTGTCTTAGCATCTTTGGCTGCACTTGCTGCTGGAATTTTTGCAATGCTCAGACTACCAAATTTATCAAGTAATTCTTACAAATCAACTGGCTTCCACTTTGGTTGA
- the LOC107847391 gene encoding sucrose transport protein SUC3 isoform X3 — protein MSFKIWQKKAFHFSWSCHDLYCYIGYLLGDTKEHCRTFKGTRSRAAIIFVIGFWMLDLANNTVQGPARALLADLSGPDQRNTANAVFCTWMAVGNILGFSAGASGGWHRWFPFLTNRACCEPCGNLKAAFLVAVRQKEEQENIVVEYYPYMHKVFLTLCTLVTLYFAKEIPLSSMQTNHLSDSAPLLDSPQNASFDLSQSKRDLHSVKNVTNNESGMGRVADDSPKSEDQRPEQDQVDSFTDSPGAVLVNLLTSLRHLPPAMHSVLIVMALTWLSWFPFFLFDTDWMGREVYHGDPKGEAAEVTAYNQGVREGAFGLLLNSVVLGISSFLIEPMCKWIGSRLVWAVSNLIVFACMACTAIISVVSITEHSQGVQHVIGATRSTHIAALVVFSLLGVPLAVTYSVPFSITAELTADAGGGQGLAIGVLNLAIVVPQMIVSLGAGPWDALFGGGNIPAFVLASLAALAAGIFAMLRLPNLSSNSYKSTGFHFG, from the exons ATGTCATTCAAAATATGGCAGAAGAAGGCCTTTCATTTTTCTTGGAGCTGTCATGATCTCTATTGCT ACATAGGATACCTATTGGGGGATACTAAAGAGCATTGCAG GACTTTCAAAGGCACTCGCTCTAGAGCAGCCATCATCTTCGTCATTGGGTTTTGGATGCTTGATCTTGCTAATAATACCGTGCAG GGTCCCGCTCGAGCTCTTTTGGCAGATTTGTCAG GTCCCGATCAAAGAAATACTGCAAACGCTGTGTTCTGTACCTGGATGGCTGTTGGAAACATTCTTGGATTTTCTGCTGGAGCAAGTGGAGGTTGGCACAG ATGGTTTCCTTTTTTGACAAATAGAGCTTGTTGTGAGCCTTGTGGAAATCTCAAAGCAGCATTTTTAGTTGCAGTG AGGCAGAAAGAAGAACAAGAGAACATAGTGGTGGAATACTATCCCTACATGCATAAG GTCTTTCTGACTCTATGCACGTTGGTAACTCTCTACTTTGCCAAAGAAATCCCGTTGTCATCCATGCAAACTAATCACTTGTCAGATTCTGCTCCGCTCTTGGATAGTCCTCAGAATGCAAGCTTTGACCTTTCTCAATCAAAAAGGGATTTACATTCTGTAAAGAATGTAACGAATAATGAATCCGGGATGGGTCGTGTGGCAGATGATAGTCCAAAGAGTGAAGACCAGAGACCTGAGCAGGATCAAGTTGATAGCTTCACTGATAGCCCTGGAGCAGTTTTGGTCAATCTGTTGACCAGCTTACGACATTTGCCTCCCGCAATGCATTCTGTTCTCATTGTCATGGCCCTGACTTGG TTGTCCTGgtttccctttttcctttttgACACGGATTGGATGGGGAGAGAAGTCTACCATGGGGACCCGAAAGGAGAAGCAGCTGAAGTAACAGCATATAACCAAGGTGTCAGAGAAGGTGCATTTGGTTTGCTATTGAATTCT GTTGTTCTTGGCATTAGCTCCTTTCTTATTGAGCCTATGTGCAAGTGGATTGGTTCTAGACTTGTTTGGGCTGTGAGCAACCTCATTGTATTTGCCTGCATGGCCTGTACCGCTATCATTAGCGTGGTTTCTATCACTGAACATTCTCAAGGAGTCCAACATGTGATTGGTGCTACTCGATCAACTCATATTGCTGCTTTAGTTGTTTTCTCACTTCTTGGCGTTCCTCTTGCT GTAACTTACAGTGTCCCTTTCTCTATCACAGCAGAGTTGACAGCTGATGCTGGTGGTGGTCAAG GGTTGGCAATAGGAGTCTTGAATCTTGCAATTGTTGTACCTCAG aTGATTGTTTCGCTTGGTGCCGGTCCATGGGATGCTTTATTTGGTGGAGGGAACATACCGGCGTTTGTCTTAGCATCTTTGGCTGCACTTGCTGCTGGAATTTTTGCAATGCTCAGACTACCAAATTTATCAAGTAATTCTTACAAATCAACTGGCTTCCACTTTGGTTGA